The DNA sequence CCGAAAATACATCCCCGCAGGAATCTACGATGCGTATCCGCCTCTGAAGTGTCGCGCCCGGCGTGAAGAAGCGGAAAAACCGCCGGGCACCAACCCCGGAAAATCTCGCCGTCACCGTCCGAGGCAGCCGGTGACAGCCAGCCTACTTAAATGACATCTGGTCCCCACCCGTAGGCTGATGGGGGCAGACGCTCACAGGTTCTTAGGCTGCGAGAGCGAGCTGCGTATCCGCAGTTAGGTTGGTTTCCATCTTTTGTCGAGGTTGATGGTCCTCGGCACGCATCCTGCGAAACCGTACTCCCGTCGAATCTGGTTCGCCCCCTTACCCTTCCATTGTACGACGCCTGGCAAGCTCGGGCGAATCCGCGGCGCGGCGGGATCCGTCCCGGCACCTACAAATCCGGCAGCGCTTGGGGCCGCCGTTTGCGGCCGGCCGCGGGCGTCCCAGCGGAATGTCCCTTGCTGAGCTGGCACGGAAATGTGCTCCGCATGCGCTCGCGTCCGTCGTAGCCTCGCGGCTCGGCGATCGCGTGATGCTGGACGCGGCGGAGCCGAGCGTCGGCGCGTGGCAGGCCTGTGGCGCGCCGTCATGTCGAGCGTACCGGCCCGCCGGTGAGGACGGCGATCACTTCGACTTGCAGAGCACGTTCAACCGCGCCTGGCGGGCGCTGCCGGTATGGTCGTTCTGGAACACCATCGAGACCTCGCGCGACCGCTCGTCGAAACGGACGACATGAATGCGCGACAGCTCGATCGGGTTGTCGGCGGGATCGTCGACAGCGACCCCGCTGCCCCGCTGATCCCGGATCTCGCCGTACCACTTGTAGTCGCCGCACGACGCCGGGATGAGCATGCCGAGCCGGAGCTTCGCCGGGCCGCGCTTCGCGCTCGCCGTGTCGAGCTGCGCCACCCCGGCGATCGTCTTCAGGCTGACCTCCACGCAGCTGTTGCCGCACTTCGCCGGATTCATCTGGATCCACGGCGTGCGGATCCAGGTGTCGTAATCGGCGGGCGTCTTGTCCGGGAACGGAAACGGCGACGGCGAGCCCTTCACGGTCTCGAGCTGCGGACGAATGACCGGCAGGCGATCGTCCTGGGCCGACACAATGGCCGCGGCCGCCGCCAGATAGATCGTGACAACAGCCAGGCTGCGCATGGAACCTCCGGGGAAACGTTCGCCCGAGTATACGGGTTAGTCGCGCGCGCCGCCGAACAGATAGAATTGAAGCACTTTGAAGGTTCGCGTGCAGGCGGCGGCGCTGATCGCCGCGGCCTGCTGCCTCTCGATCGTGCTGCCGGCTCAGCAGCCGTCCTCCGCCCCCTACACCGTCGTTTCGCGTGAGGCGCGCCGCCCGCTCCCGGTCCGCGTCGTCTCCGGGCAGGAGATGTTCGCGCTCGACGACCTCGCACGCCTCTTCAACTTGACGGTGCGCGAAGACACGGCCGCCGGCGCGCTGACCGTGACCGCGGGCACACAGACGATCGTGCTCTCGCCTCAGCAGCCGCTGGCGTCGGTCGCGGGACGGATGATCTCGCTGCCCGTCGCACCGGTCCGCGACGGACGCGCGTGGTTCGTGCCGGTGGACTTCGTCAGCCGGGCGCTCGCGCCGGGGTCGGCGACGCGGATCGAGCTGCGCAAGCCGTCCCGCCTCGTGCTCACCGGCGACATCCGCATGCCGCGCGTGGCGGCGCGCGTCGAGCCGCTCGGGTCGCTCACGCGCGTCACCATCGACGTCGCCCCGTCGACGCCGCACACCGTCTCACAGGAAGGGTCGCGGCTGATCGTCCGCTTCGACGCGGACGCGCTCGATCCCGGCGATCTCCGCGTGCCCGCCCCCACCGAGACGCTGCAGGCCATTCGGCCGGGAGACACGCCGCAGACGCTCGCGCTCGATCTCGGTCCTCGCTTCGCGTCCTTCCGCGCGGCCGATCAGGCCGTTCCCGCCGGCGGCACGCGCATCGTCATCGATCTGCAGGCGCAGACCGAAGCCGCCCCCCCCGGAGCGCCGCAACCGCAGCAGCCGGCACCGCCGGCACCGCCGGCGCCGGGCGAGACGCCGCCGCTGCTCGATTTGCCGCCGCCCGGGGGCCTGCGCACCATCGTCATCGACGCCGGCCACGGCGGCGACGACGCGGGCGCGAGGGGCGCGCAGGGCACGCTCGAGAAGAACGTCACGCTGTCGGTCGCACGCCGTCTGAAGGGCTCCATCGAGGCGCGCCTCGGCGTCCGCGTGCTGCTGACGCGCGACGGCGACGGCGCCGTCCCGGCAGACCAGCGCGCCGCGCTGGCCAACAACAACAAGGCCGATCTCTTCATCAGCCTGCACGCAAACGCGTCGGTGCGGCCCGGCGTCGCCGGAGCGGAGGTCTTCTACCTGAGTCTCGAGGGCTACGGCGCGCCGGCCCAGCGGCCGACGCAGGGATCGCCGGAAGCGCTGCCTGTCGTGGGCGGCGGCGTTCGCACGATCGAGATCACGCCGTGGGAGATGGCGCAGACGCGTCACGTCCCCGAGTCGACGGCGTTCGCGCGGGCGATGGAAGCGGCGCTGCGCGAGCGCGGCGTGCCGATGAGCGCGCGCGCGCTGCAGCAGGCGCCGTTCCGCGTCCTGGTCGGCGCCAACATGCCGGCGGTCCTGGTCGAGATGGGCTTCCTCACCAACGCGCAGGACGAGCAGCGGCTCGCCGGCGACGGACAGCAGAACGCGCTGGTGCAGGCGCTGCTCGACGGGATCCTCCGCTATCGCTCGACATCGCCATCGGCGGGCACCCGATGAATTCCCGCCGCGCGGCGATCGCCGCCCTCGCCGTC is a window from the Vicinamibacterales bacterium genome containing:
- a CDS encoding N-acetylmuramoyl-L-alanine amidase, whose translation is MKVRVQAAALIAAACCLSIVLPAQQPSSAPYTVVSREARRPLPVRVVSGQEMFALDDLARLFNLTVREDTAAGALTVTAGTQTIVLSPQQPLASVAGRMISLPVAPVRDGRAWFVPVDFVSRALAPGSATRIELRKPSRLVLTGDIRMPRVAARVEPLGSLTRVTIDVAPSTPHTVSQEGSRLIVRFDADALDPGDLRVPAPTETLQAIRPGDTPQTLALDLGPRFASFRAADQAVPAGGTRIVIDLQAQTEAAPPGAPQPQQPAPPAPPAPGETPPLLDLPPPGGLRTIVIDAGHGGDDAGARGAQGTLEKNVTLSVARRLKGSIEARLGVRVLLTRDGDGAVPADQRAALANNNKADLFISLHANASVRPGVAGAEVFYLSLEGYGAPAQRPTQGSPEALPVVGGGVRTIEITPWEMAQTRHVPESTAFARAMEAALRERGVPMSARALQQAPFRVLVGANMPAVLVEMGFLTNAQDEQRLAGDGQQNALVQALLDGILRYRSTSPSAGTR